The following proteins are encoded in a genomic region of Candidatus Woesearchaeota archaeon:
- a CDS encoding ATP-binding cassette domain-containing protein: MDEIVLDIKDLRVKFPIHGGVFQKKIAEVRAVDGVSFQVKENEVLGLVGESGSGKSTIGKAILNVLNIVSNFVEIEGEVNLVKDNIKTNIFDLNKKDLHNIRKNIQMIFQDPYSSLNERLTVNDIVREPLDIHRKDLSREEKREKVAWLLDKVGLSPEQGNRFPHEFSGGQRQRIGIARSLATNPEIIIADEPVSALDVSIQAQVINLMNDLKKEFNLTFIFIAHDLSVVKHISDRIAVMYLGDIVEIGDADDVYNNPRHPYTKSLLDVVPIPDPSMRGRKKTILEGTIPSPLAKPSGCGFRTR, from the coding sequence ATGGATGAAATAGTATTAGATATAAAAGATTTAAGAGTGAAATTTCCTATTCATGGTGGTGTTTTTCAAAAAAAGATAGCTGAAGTTCGAGCTGTTGATGGAGTTAGTTTTCAGGTGAAAGAAAATGAAGTTCTTGGTTTAGTCGGTGAATCAGGTTCCGGAAAATCAACTATTGGAAAAGCAATCTTAAATGTTTTAAATATTGTCTCAAATTTTGTTGAAATAGAAGGCGAAGTTAATCTTGTAAAAGACAATATCAAGACAAATATATTTGATTTGAATAAAAAAGATTTGCATAATATTAGGAAAAATATTCAGATGATATTTCAAGATCCTTACTCTTCTCTTAATGAGAGATTAACAGTAAATGATATTGTTAGAGAACCGCTTGATATTCATAGAAAAGATTTGAGTAGGGAAGAGAAGCGGGAGAAAGTAGCATGGCTTTTAGACAAAGTAGGTCTCTCTCCGGAACAGGGAAACCGTTTTCCTCATGAATTTTCAGGAGGACAGAGACAGAGAATTGGAATTGCTAGGTCATTGGCTACAAATCCTGAAATTATTATTGCAGATGAGCCTGTATCAGCTCTTGATGTATCTATTCAAGCTCAGGTTATAAATTTGATGAATGATCTGAAAAAAGAGTTTAATCTGACTTTTATATTCATAGCTCATGATCTCTCTGTTGTAAAACATATTAGTGATCGAATTGCAGTTATGTATTTAGGGGATATTGTTGAGATTGGAGATGCCGATGATGTTTATAACAATCCGAGACACCCTTACACGAAGAGTTTGTTAGATGTCGTTCCAATTCCAGATCCATCTATGAGAGGAAGAAAGAAAACTATTCTTGAAGGAACCATTCCTTCGCCATTGGCAAAACCATCCGGATGTGGATTTAGAACTAGATG